One genomic region from Leptolyngbyaceae cyanobacterium JSC-12 encodes:
- a CDS encoding hypothetical protein (IMG reference gene:2510096189) — MLPFVAVPSTIAQEFGKYRDLFCRGAGFEQVSRYVTGLLLSENKTLQGIAGQWVAGGEVGGRRAMHAAVFEAGWRSSELMSHHRAVIAKEHQGRGREVISLDWTLSHHDWGKQIFGVKRSYDYVEHRMSCFQTVVTATIANRHLIDGIDVVVQFPDFSVAEREYLKVTAKSHYDDLDQVRERLIEMLHYHKNRLEYRKRTEIAVEIVRQVEAEGQFPTADYAFDNGVLTVELTTMIESAGKHWVSEVESSRNILWNDQWQRVDAIGLELRIHHPESFRPIQVTCRNGETKPIWAFTKVVRLKKFGRKRLVIVHEQADLQDPPRFLLTDALHWESGRVMQTWSYRWSCEVFHEVSKQHTGLESAQVRNEEAVNRHFRLSCVAQSILQRTACSGAQSERFEFAQGKQTVGQKLYTLTRQAFDDLLQFIVTRCSHGHTNEQILQALLPS, encoded by the coding sequence ATGCTGCCCTTTGTCGCTGTGCCATCGACGATTGCTCAAGAGTTTGGGAAATATCGAGACCTGTTCTGCCGAGGCGCAGGCTTTGAGCAGGTGAGTCGCTATGTGACCGGATTGCTGTTGAGTGAGAACAAAACCTTGCAAGGGATTGCCGGACAATGGGTAGCAGGTGGGGAGGTCGGCGGACGAAGAGCGATGCACGCAGCGGTGTTTGAGGCGGGCTGGAGGAGTTCAGAGTTAATGTCCCATCATCGTGCTGTGATAGCCAAAGAGCATCAGGGGCGAGGGCGAGAAGTCATCAGTCTGGATTGGACGCTCAGCCATCACGATTGGGGCAAGCAGATCTTTGGGGTGAAGCGATCCTATGATTATGTGGAACATCGGATGAGTTGCTTTCAAACGGTGGTGACGGCGACGATTGCGAACCGCCACCTAATTGATGGGATTGACGTGGTGGTGCAGTTTCCAGATTTTTCAGTGGCAGAACGGGAGTATCTGAAGGTGACGGCAAAATCCCACTATGACGATTTAGACCAAGTGCGAGAACGACTGATTGAGATGTTGCATTATCACAAGAATCGATTGGAGTATCGCAAACGCACCGAGATTGCCGTCGAGATTGTGCGCCAAGTGGAAGCGGAAGGACAATTTCCCACCGCCGATTATGCGTTTGACAATGGGGTGTTGACTGTTGAGTTAACCACCATGATTGAGTCCGCAGGAAAACACTGGGTGAGTGAAGTTGAAAGTTCTCGCAACATCTTGTGGAATGACCAATGGCAACGGGTAGATGCGATTGGTTTAGAACTCAGAATCCATCACCCAGAGAGCTTTCGCCCGATTCAAGTCACTTGCCGCAACGGCGAAACGAAACCGATTTGGGCATTTACCAAAGTCGTGCGCCTCAAGAAGTTTGGACGCAAGCGATTGGTCATCGTCCACGAGCAAGCAGATTTACAAGACCCACCTCGCTTCCTGCTCACCGATGCGTTGCATTGGGAAAGTGGGCGAGTCATGCAGACTTGGAGTTATCGATGGTCCTGCGAGGTCTTTCATGAGGTGAGCAAACAGCACACCGGGCTAGAGTCGGCTCAGGTGCGGAACGAGGAAGCGGTCAACCGTCACTTCCGTCTTAGTTGCGTGGCGCAGTCGATTCTGCAACGGACTGCCTGTTCTGGCGCACAATCTGAACGATTTGAGTTTGCTCAAGGCAAGCAAACGGTGGGACAGAAGCTCTATACCCTCACTCGTCAAGCCTTTGATGATTTGCTGCAATTCATTGTGACGCGATGTTCTCACGGACATACAAATGAACAGATTTTACAAGCTCTCCTCCCCAGTTGA
- a CDS encoding hypothetical protein (IMG reference gene:2510096185~PFAM: Domain of unknown function (DUF2382)): MYYQSSARPNDPSEPESDRLKTLLDNLNNLRGKLKNFTVIDELGQPIGEISDLILDAGHQLNLVISQPNEQGQQPSVLLNGRRIRKVSVQTQSVFVDITKADVRFLPEYLLPESEPFAEQRSMVEDVRSHASTPTSPIQSPSESKLPPFAATTPDFSLDVMESPAETAVPPGDDFLTESLPDNISANLLDEDASIQTSTEATVDEALSLEADLEVSSGDDLVDWSQPQADLETAEDDLDFLELSKQPDVENTFEALSDLDLPNEARSLDEFSLSDIQKPESDGDLVPADTNPVPENYTLADLGESQDEWAEFDRVMGEASTDATSVFDLGSPFDEASLDANPVAEAFTLSELEISDRPSQPLPELTFETGENLPELNLVAEDSLSELNLESTEDLIDIDLTDREASLPDLSLEPTENSASLDIGSLELSSEESDFSNLDLERRDNLPELNVGSVDEQQRDELVSSLSDLSVDDIANPLNEQFDLDLGNESASASSVDLDFGLEERSELDLLSSSDQPHAQEELNSIPEIGGLDSLDFGDADESPQGETGVENLDSALLFDATEPLPDLTLEDNEVLATDNQADEADAIAFIEENELLDLDLDELNANVGATSEPAFGELNSLELNQDEHEITPEPSSMVGDSSPETIESLTDLDIADDASNAFEFEPADATANFTLTDSLEEGSPANTALELDDASVELDSSLLSGESLDDSDFATPSLDELDTPLMLELDEDAGFDELAIANVSPESAVGFVEPPPALNLDDLELSSVPLDLPDAPISDGDESTSLISNTPTQGDTAQPEFGLESVPALTYDLSSTTTEPSSEPFTEPETTIPVPETVDAIVPLLEERLKVEYERRKVGEVVIRKQVETRMVQVPVRYEKLVIEQVGGEKPLAEVDLSQGALDAVGVSEVTGKPLVSGEFKSAKTASYVLDAIAKTLRHRCKNIRIEIELDDPRLQQAYQNWLNQCSQME; the protein is encoded by the coding sequence ATGTATTATCAATCTTCTGCAAGACCGAATGATCCTTCAGAGCCAGAATCTGATCGCCTTAAGACATTGCTGGATAATCTCAATAATCTGAGAGGAAAGCTTAAAAACTTTACGGTGATTGACGAACTGGGGCAACCAATTGGCGAAATTAGCGATTTGATCTTGGATGCCGGACATCAACTGAATCTGGTCATTTCGCAGCCTAATGAGCAGGGACAGCAGCCTTCTGTTTTGCTAAATGGGCGACGGATTCGGAAAGTGAGTGTCCAAACTCAATCTGTATTTGTAGACATTACTAAAGCCGATGTTCGCTTTTTACCAGAGTACCTGTTGCCAGAGAGCGAACCTTTTGCCGAACAACGCAGTATGGTTGAAGATGTGCGCTCTCATGCGTCAACTCCAACATCACCAATCCAATCCCCTTCAGAATCCAAACTGCCTCCATTTGCAGCTACCACTCCAGATTTTAGCTTAGACGTAATGGAATCCCCTGCTGAAACAGCAGTGCCTCCGGGTGACGACTTCTTGACAGAGTCATTGCCAGACAACATCTCTGCTAATTTGCTGGATGAAGATGCCTCTATCCAGACCTCCACTGAGGCAACGGTTGATGAGGCTCTTTCATTGGAGGCAGATCTAGAGGTGTCGTCCGGTGATGATTTGGTGGATTGGAGTCAGCCACAGGCTGATTTGGAGACAGCCGAAGATGACCTTGATTTTCTAGAACTGTCTAAGCAGCCAGATGTTGAAAACACGTTTGAAGCGTTATCTGATCTAGATCTGCCTAACGAGGCGCGATCGCTGGATGAATTCTCCCTGTCAGATATCCAGAAGCCAGAATCAGACGGTGACCTAGTACCTGCTGACACCAATCCTGTGCCCGAAAATTACACCCTGGCTGATTTAGGTGAATCCCAGGATGAATGGGCAGAGTTTGACCGAGTAATGGGCGAAGCGTCAACAGATGCTACTAGTGTGTTTGACCTTGGTTCACCGTTTGATGAAGCGTCACTTGATGCAAACCCAGTAGCTGAGGCGTTTACATTGTCGGAATTGGAAATCAGCGATCGCCCCAGTCAACCACTCCCCGAACTCACTTTTGAGACTGGCGAGAATTTGCCAGAGCTGAATCTGGTCGCAGAAGATAGCCTCTCCGAGTTGAACCTGGAGTCAACAGAAGATCTGATAGACATAGACTTAACAGATCGCGAGGCGTCATTGCCAGACTTATCCCTAGAGCCAACCGAGAACTCGGCAAGCCTGGATATTGGCTCTCTGGAGCTAAGCTCTGAAGAAAGTGATTTTTCCAACCTGGATCTAGAGCGCAGAGATAATTTGCCAGAGCTGAATGTTGGCTCAGTTGATGAGCAACAACGCGACGAATTGGTGAGTAGTTTATCTGATTTAAGTGTTGACGACATTGCCAACCCATTGAACGAACAATTTGATCTTGATCTGGGCAATGAGTCTGCTTCTGCATCTTCAGTAGATTTGGACTTTGGGTTGGAAGAACGGAGTGAATTGGACTTGCTGAGTTCGAGTGATCAGCCGCATGCTCAGGAAGAGTTGAATTCAATACCTGAGATCGGCGGACTTGACAGTCTTGATTTTGGTGATGCCGATGAATCTCCTCAAGGTGAGACAGGCGTTGAAAATTTGGATTCCGCGTTGCTGTTCGATGCAACTGAGCCATTGCCAGATTTGACTTTGGAAGACAATGAGGTTCTTGCGACGGATAACCAGGCTGACGAGGCAGATGCGATCGCTTTCATCGAAGAGAATGAACTGCTAGACCTGGATCTGGATGAGTTGAATGCGAATGTTGGTGCAACTTCTGAACCAGCGTTTGGGGAGTTGAATAGCTTGGAGTTAAACCAGGATGAGCATGAGATCACGCCAGAACCATCCTCGATGGTGGGAGACTCTAGCCCCGAAACGATCGAAAGTCTTACTGATCTGGATATTGCAGATGATGCGAGCAATGCGTTTGAATTTGAACCTGCAGATGCAACTGCTAACTTCACGTTGACAGATTCATTGGAAGAAGGTTCACCAGCCAATACTGCTCTAGAGCTAGACGATGCTTCTGTAGAGTTAGATTCATCCCTTTTAAGTGGGGAGTCCTTAGATGATTCTGATTTTGCTACTCCTTCATTGGATGAGCTAGATACACCGTTAATGCTGGAACTGGATGAAGATGCAGGCTTCGATGAACTTGCGATCGCGAATGTTTCCCCAGAGTCTGCGGTTGGCTTTGTGGAACCGCCCCCTGCCTTGAACCTGGACGATCTGGAATTGAGCAGCGTGCCACTCGATTTGCCCGATGCTCCAATCTCGGATGGTGATGAATCAACTAGCCTGATCTCAAACACCCCAACCCAGGGTGATACCGCTCAACCCGAATTTGGCTTAGAAAGTGTTCCTGCTCTTACCTATGACCTTTCCAGCACCACCACAGAACCGTCAAGCGAACCTTTCACGGAACCTGAAACTACGATTCCTGTTCCAGAGACAGTAGATGCGATCGTGCCGTTGCTGGAAGAGCGCTTAAAAGTAGAATACGAGCGCCGCAAAGTTGGGGAAGTGGTAATTCGGAAGCAAGTGGAAACTCGCATGGTACAGGTGCCTGTCCGGTATGAAAAGCTGGTAATTGAACAGGTGGGAGGCGAGAAGCCCCTGGCAGAGGTTGATTTGAGTCAAGGGGCGCTAGATGCCGTTGGTGTTTCTGAAGTAACTGGGAAACCGCTGGTCAGTGGTGAGTTTAAGTCGGCCAAGACAGCAAGTTATGTGCTTGACGCGATCGCTAAAACACTGCGTCACCGATGCAAAAATATCCGCATCGAAATCGAATTAGATGATCCCAGGTTGCAGCAAGCCTATCAAAATTGGCTAAATCAATGCAGTCAAATGGAGTAA
- a CDS encoding hypothetical protein (IMG reference gene:2510096192), translated as MSSVDKSSGSKSLLSVQNLVLVQIIWAVAALLFFALFGITAKGETHPLWYSVGTSIFEATAFLVAALLCFRNWGSSQIVSGRNVWLGIGLGMLFYFLGNLVFSYWELVLGLQPAVSPGDFFFILTYIFLLWGMVQAVFTRRLNLELWQKGVVVGIAVVGIAIAIGLSTKPAETTATQLLGTPSAYAQAPQPTQTTVPASPAPALPSEQSTASAEQRPQPPEWAINLEQQLQPLEGPVTLFYLVCDTLLLVLATTLLLAFWGGRFSQSWRMIAIAAFFLYLGDVWFKYATRDPNYQSGSLPEVAWVFSGVLFGIGAALEYDLSSRSRRTSSRRR; from the coding sequence ATGAGCAGTGTAGATAAATCCTCCGGTTCCAAATCACTTCTGTCAGTTCAGAATCTCGTCCTGGTCCAGATTATCTGGGCGGTTGCCGCTTTGCTGTTTTTCGCTCTGTTTGGCATTACGGCAAAGGGAGAAACTCATCCCCTCTGGTATTCTGTGGGAACTTCGATCTTTGAGGCGACTGCATTCCTGGTAGCAGCGCTCCTTTGCTTCAGAAATTGGGGGAGTTCGCAGATTGTGAGTGGACGCAATGTTTGGTTAGGCATTGGGTTAGGAATGCTGTTTTATTTTCTGGGCAATCTGGTTTTTAGTTATTGGGAACTGGTGTTGGGTTTACAGCCTGCAGTTTCACCAGGTGACTTCTTTTTTATTTTGACTTACATTTTTCTGCTCTGGGGGATGGTGCAAGCCGTTTTTACACGCCGCTTGAATTTGGAGTTATGGCAGAAAGGGGTGGTGGTGGGAATTGCGGTGGTGGGAATTGCGATCGCGATCGGTTTAAGTACGAAACCTGCTGAAACAACAGCAACCCAGTTGTTAGGAACCCCTTCTGCCTATGCCCAAGCTCCTCAACCGACTCAAACTACAGTCCCTGCGTCTCCTGCCCCTGCCCTGCCATCCGAACAGTCAACTGCTTCAGCCGAGCAACGCCCCCAACCACCTGAATGGGCAATTAACCTGGAACAACAACTCCAACCGCTAGAAGGTCCAGTCACACTGTTTTACCTGGTTTGCGATACCTTACTGCTTGTATTAGCAACCACCTTGCTGCTGGCATTTTGGGGTGGGCGGTTTTCGCAGTCCTGGCGGATGATTGCGATCGCGGCATTTTTCCTATACCTAGGCGATGTGTGGTTTAAGTATGCTACTCGTGATCCCAACTATCAGAGTGGCAGTTTACCAGAAGTTGCCTGGGTGTTTAGCGGTGTTTTGTTTGGCATTGGAGCAGCCCTGGAATATGACTTGTCTAGTCGTTCTCGGCGTACTAGCTCTCGTCGCAGATAA
- a CDS encoding hypothetical protein (IMG reference gene:2510096191), whose product MFILKRQDVEISSIQHPKRDQQIPILTYQSQTFRLISVFSAAQEEDAKSFWRDLTDNQGKACVLLEEPDRYSVWGKIRLEQFANEAEAVAHDASTNPAFIKGCILMLQGVFIDIEDLLGNRQAGLFQKDIAEMFKQWRFPQAETPDAVKYVLTMDPLGSAQLPAWQEHHLNTLLQELHRIGKSYFGNTSFAPRAVDALQDLPAAEQTQFKAWLNQSPLGKLWR is encoded by the coding sequence ATGTTTATTTTGAAACGTCAGGATGTTGAGATTTCGAGCATTCAGCACCCAAAGCGGGATCAACAAATCCCGATCTTGACGTATCAAAGTCAAACCTTTCGCCTTATCAGCGTCTTCAGTGCTGCCCAGGAAGAAGATGCAAAGTCATTTTGGCGCGACCTCACCGACAACCAGGGGAAAGCCTGTGTCCTGCTGGAAGAGCCTGATCGGTACAGTGTGTGGGGCAAAATTCGGTTGGAGCAATTTGCCAACGAAGCAGAAGCCGTTGCCCATGATGCTTCCACCAATCCAGCTTTCATCAAGGGTTGCATTCTCATGCTTCAGGGCGTGTTTATCGACATCGAAGACTTGCTGGGAAATCGACAAGCTGGACTTTTCCAAAAAGATATAGCGGAAATGTTCAAGCAGTGGCGATTTCCCCAGGCAGAGACACCAGATGCCGTCAAATATGTGTTGACGATGGATCCATTGGGTTCAGCCCAATTGCCAGCCTGGCAGGAACACCATCTCAATACCCTGTTGCAGGAACTTCACCGTATTGGCAAATCTTATTTTGGTAACACTAGCTTTGCTCCACGAGCAGTGGATGCCTTACAGGATTTACCAGCGGCTGAACAAACCCAATTTAAAGCATGGCTCAATCAGTCTCCCCTGGGCAAGCTCTGGCGTTAG
- a CDS encoding hypothetical protein (IMG reference gene:2510096195) has translation MGVSSQAIAAAIVPQSTTTPMQLSTSLETVKQAIVVFHDHTLVDCLTQIPVTPEDALLAMQQLVELIQKLRSPEQNLALHHPLTPETLIPYISDEAYDLLELLQTSPLVRSSQETRPSDPVLIAALIPKLLWCTARSSYPIMQLVEGIQAQVSQASSLWTPGILRLAVILEIRAEDENWCLDLAMGCPPQSLIDQSYQIQTEEGNCLSHVLVDDGVWQEQADQSGVWLNYQLQALTESLLSTTPILQAWMSGLAVDLLIPGHPWRSGELQLKLGLTFTPYESDKLLFTSQSALSNPIEAEFMEETNSEAEGSNSSGYPFHTANAPLMSVAVVEMPMFTLMATTLVRLTDPAALEIFSQLATQQALAKSINLVCQLELSSSTSESLHQIVRQAYRISALTLHAASSSFCLLQPELLMDELVPKLLWHITRSSYLNMQWISGVPATVLQPDADWKPGILRLVCALELETSEEQWFVDLATGRLGTDETSRVTSSAIAHIQTSSVFPEPIPVEQLQSQLVHSVQTAAPEIAQLLQGVEVEWLSSSHDWHPGILKLHASLEFVPTIFG, from the coding sequence ATGGGAGTTTCGTCTCAAGCGATCGCAGCCGCGATTGTGCCTCAATCCACTACAACTCCAATGCAACTATCAACTTCATTGGAGACTGTCAAACAAGCGATTGTGGTTTTTCATGATCACACTCTGGTTGACTGTCTGACTCAGATTCCAGTCACTCCGGAGGATGCCCTACTGGCAATGCAGCAATTGGTTGAACTGATCCAGAAATTGCGATCGCCGGAACAAAACCTGGCTCTCCATCATCCCCTCACTCCTGAAACCCTGATTCCTTACATCAGTGATGAAGCCTACGATCTTCTAGAACTGTTACAAACTAGTCCACTAGTACGTTCATCCCAAGAAACTAGACCGTCAGATCCTGTGCTGATAGCAGCCTTGATCCCGAAACTTCTATGGTGCACTGCTCGTAGTAGTTATCCCATCATGCAGTTGGTTGAAGGAATCCAGGCACAAGTCAGCCAGGCAAGTAGTCTCTGGACTCCAGGCATCTTGCGATTAGCCGTGATCCTTGAAATTCGTGCCGAGGATGAAAATTGGTGCCTTGATCTGGCAATGGGATGCCCACCCCAGTCCTTGATTGATCAAAGTTACCAGATACAAACAGAAGAAGGGAATTGTTTATCGCACGTTCTGGTAGATGATGGGGTTTGGCAGGAACAGGCTGATCAATCTGGCGTATGGCTCAACTATCAACTTCAAGCCTTAACCGAATCACTTTTATCCACAACGCCGATTCTACAAGCCTGGATGAGTGGGCTAGCGGTTGACTTGCTGATACCAGGGCACCCGTGGAGATCGGGCGAGTTGCAACTGAAATTAGGGTTAACATTTACACCCTACGAATCAGATAAATTGCTGTTCACAAGCCAATCAGCGCTGTCTAACCCTATTGAGGCAGAGTTTATGGAGGAGACTAACTCAGAAGCCGAAGGATCTAATTCATCTGGGTATCCTTTTCACACTGCTAATGCTCCCCTGATGTCTGTTGCAGTTGTAGAAATGCCAATGTTCACGTTGATGGCTACTACGCTCGTCCGATTAACTGATCCAGCAGCGTTAGAGATCTTTTCCCAGCTTGCAACTCAGCAAGCCCTAGCAAAATCGATCAATCTTGTATGTCAGTTAGAACTATCGTCTTCAACCAGTGAATCCCTACACCAAATTGTGCGACAAGCCTATCGCATCTCAGCGTTAACTTTGCACGCCGCTAGTTCTAGCTTTTGTTTACTACAACCAGAATTACTAATGGATGAACTGGTGCCAAAGTTACTGTGGCATATTACCCGCAGTTCTTATTTGAACATGCAATGGATAAGTGGAGTACCTGCTACCGTGCTGCAGCCGGATGCTGACTGGAAGCCAGGAATTTTGCGACTCGTGTGTGCGCTTGAATTAGAAACTTCTGAGGAACAATGGTTTGTTGACCTGGCAACAGGACGTTTGGGTACTGACGAAACCAGTAGGGTCACTTCTAGCGCGATCGCTCACATTCAGACCTCATCAGTTTTTCCAGAACCGATTCCAGTTGAGCAGCTACAGTCACAACTGGTACATTCTGTGCAAACGGCTGCCCCGGAAATAGCACAATTGTTGCAAGGAGTCGAGGTGGAATGGTTGTCTAGTAGCCATGATTGGCACCCAGGAATACTCAAACTTCATGCAAGTTTAGAATTTGTGCCGACTATTTTTGGATGA
- a CDS encoding 2-keto-3-deoxy-phosphogluconate aldolase (IMG reference gene:2510096187~PFAM: KDPG and KHG aldolase~TIGRFAM: Entner-Doudoroff aldolase), whose translation MGIQSWLPTIRRSPVIGVIRTPDFALGQPMAKAVAAGGVQLIEITWNSDCPTELIRQLRETLPECLVGAGTLTTREQVLAAIAAGAQFLFTPHVNPILIQTAVDHDIPLVAGALTPTEIVTAWQAGAASVKVFPIKAVGGVEYIRCLQGPLGDIPLIPTGGATVENASSFLQAGAIAVGLAGDLFLPQAVQTKAWDVITKRAATLMASLACGRLVQYP comes from the coding sequence ATGGGTATTCAGTCCTGGTTACCAACAATTCGTCGATCGCCAGTTATTGGGGTGATTCGTACACCTGATTTTGCGCTGGGTCAACCCATGGCAAAAGCCGTTGCGGCAGGAGGAGTCCAGTTGATAGAGATCACCTGGAATAGCGATTGCCCAACTGAGTTGATTCGGCAACTGCGCGAAACTTTGCCAGAGTGTCTGGTTGGAGCAGGAACATTGACAACCAGAGAGCAGGTTTTGGCAGCGATCGCAGCGGGTGCACAGTTTTTGTTTACCCCCCATGTCAACCCAATCTTGATTCAAACCGCTGTTGATCACGATATTCCATTGGTAGCAGGAGCGTTAACACCCACAGAAATTGTCACGGCATGGCAGGCAGGAGCCGCCAGCGTCAAAGTTTTCCCCATCAAGGCAGTGGGTGGGGTTGAGTATATCCGCTGCTTGCAGGGTCCATTAGGAGACATTCCGCTGATCCCAACTGGAGGCGCGACAGTGGAAAACGCTTCTTCGTTCTTGCAGGCAGGAGCGATCGCGGTGGGTTTAGCAGGTGATTTATTTTTACCACAGGCTGTCCAGACCAAAGCCTGGGATGTCATTACGAAGCGGGCGGCGACGTTAATGGCAAGTTTAGCCTGTGGCAGGCTCGTTCAATATCCATAA
- a CDS encoding hypothetical protein (IMG reference gene:2510096188~PFAM: L,D-transpeptidase catalytic domain), whose protein sequence is MNTPLLLKLACLCISANSFGLWLAIEALAKPERSQPVIIAQRPTIAATISDYKLSGQRWIEIDLSKQRLYAWQGDRQVYAVLVSTGKASTPTPAGVFAIQTRHRYARMQGYDYDVPDVPYTMYYHRGYAIHGAYWHYRFGTPVSHGCTNVAVNHARWLFYWAKVGTPVVVRN, encoded by the coding sequence ATGAACACCCCCCTTTTACTCAAACTAGCCTGCTTATGCATCTCAGCCAATTCATTCGGATTATGGCTGGCAATAGAAGCATTAGCAAAACCCGAGCGATCGCAGCCCGTTATCATTGCCCAGCGACCTACAATTGCCGCAACCATTAGCGATTACAAGCTCTCAGGACAACGCTGGATTGAAATTGATCTCTCGAAACAACGCCTTTATGCCTGGCAAGGCGATCGCCAGGTATACGCCGTTCTGGTATCAACTGGAAAAGCCTCCACCCCCACGCCAGCGGGGGTATTTGCGATTCAAACTCGGCACCGCTACGCCCGTATGCAAGGCTATGATTATGACGTGCCCGATGTCCCTTACACCATGTATTACCACCGAGGCTATGCTATCCATGGTGCTTACTGGCACTACCGCTTTGGGACACCCGTCAGTCATGGTTGCACAAATGTCGCAGTCAATCACGCCCGTTGGCTATTTTACTGGGCAAAGGTGGGAACACCTGTTGTAGTACGCAATTAA
- a CDS encoding hypothetical protein (IMG reference gene:2510096194): MMKTVAIILTSLILAGWIGAAAILAVQNFTAVSFKLLTFESIKVPFGVFLAFSAGLGAVGMAIAPLLIGSDPSAHEED; the protein is encoded by the coding sequence ATGATGAAAACAGTAGCAATCATCCTTACATCCCTGATTCTGGCAGGCTGGATAGGGGCTGCGGCGATCCTGGCTGTACAAAATTTTACCGCTGTCTCCTTTAAGCTGTTGACCTTTGAATCAATTAAGGTGCCGTTTGGAGTGTTCCTGGCGTTCAGTGCTGGATTAGGAGCAGTCGGAATGGCGATCGCGCCCCTCCTGATTGGTTCTGACCCAAGCGCCCATGAGGAGGACTAG
- a CDS encoding hypothetical protein (IMG reference gene:2510096193), translating into MIARKLSDPEKNDILRLYRTTGETSSTLAARYGVSTSTVSRILKSTLPADEYEALIQQKRTMRTTELASAEDDSGDSGNRTRHAEAINAVIEPLAEQEDPSSPDLSEEKTASTQPERVKPILRRSRRRSTASSDDSPADVEQLQVPLSSVEPVAQPEGGSYLAEGEVLKEILSDSLIEEDEELADDLDDDLDEELEDEDEDEDGDEELADQPLLAQSRLKDGMAIQILPLADAPIPRTCYLVVDRAAELIAPPLKEFGDLGQIPEEEFQAKTLPVFDNHRIAKRYSNPRTQRVIKLPDGRVLSKTSSHLQAKGITRLLIDGRVYSLN; encoded by the coding sequence ATGATTGCTCGAAAACTCTCCGACCCTGAAAAAAACGATATTCTTCGCCTTTACCGAACCACTGGGGAGACCTCCTCTACCCTGGCAGCTCGGTATGGTGTCAGTACCTCCACAGTTAGTCGCATTCTCAAAAGTACTTTGCCAGCGGATGAGTACGAAGCATTGATTCAGCAAAAGCGAACAATGCGAACGACAGAATTAGCATCAGCAGAGGATGACTCAGGAGATTCGGGCAATCGCACCAGGCACGCAGAAGCAATCAATGCTGTCATTGAGCCTTTAGCAGAGCAAGAAGATCCTTCATCCCCTGACCTTTCTGAAGAAAAAACAGCCTCCACTCAACCAGAAAGAGTTAAGCCAATTCTTCGTCGATCCAGGCGACGTTCCACAGCGTCATCTGATGACTCACCCGCTGATGTAGAGCAACTGCAAGTGCCTCTTTCTTCAGTAGAACCTGTTGCTCAACCAGAGGGCGGTTCTTATCTTGCAGAAGGAGAAGTACTTAAAGAGATTTTGAGTGACAGCCTGATTGAAGAGGATGAAGAACTAGCCGATGATCTGGACGATGATCTGGATGAAGAACTGGAAGATGAAGATGAAGATGAAGATGGGGATGAAGAACTAGCCGATCAGCCACTCTTGGCTCAAAGTCGTCTCAAAGACGGAATGGCCATTCAAATCTTGCCGCTGGCAGATGCTCCAATTCCCAGAACTTGCTACCTGGTTGTTGATCGAGCAGCCGAACTGATTGCCCCACCTTTAAAGGAATTTGGCGACTTGGGGCAGATTCCTGAAGAGGAGTTTCAGGCGAAAACACTGCCTGTGTTCGATAATCATCGGATTGCCAAACGTTATTCCAACCCACGAACCCAACGGGTCATTAAGCTGCCAGATGGACGAGTCTTGTCAAAGACATCTTCTCATCTCCAGGCGAAAGGCATCACTCGCCTTTTGATTGATGGACGGGTGTATTCCTTGAATTAA